In the genome of Opitutia bacterium KCR 482, one region contains:
- a CDS encoding class I SAM-dependent methyltransferase — translation MKTNLVRLSHDTARQFLAGVPRVCAIDATVGNGGDTLFLAELASASGGRVFGFDVQAAALERARARLAERSLSAELFLAGHEKMEELLPPELAGKFACAFFNLGWLPRSDKSTITRPETTLAAMDSAVGLLDKSRGLLSALCYRGHEGGAEEFAAVRGFFDANFGDGYESFSDAENAVSPVLLVKKFCGEK, via the coding sequence ATGAAGACAAACCTCGTAAGACTTTCGCACGACACCGCCCGCCAGTTTTTGGCGGGAGTCCCGCGCGTCTGCGCAATAGACGCGACGGTCGGCAACGGCGGCGACACCCTGTTTCTCGCCGAACTCGCGTCGGCGTCGGGCGGGCGCGTCTTCGGCTTCGACGTGCAGGCGGCGGCATTGGAACGCGCGCGGGCGAGGCTTGCGGAGCGTTCGCTTTCGGCGGAGCTGTTCCTTGCGGGGCACGAAAAAATGGAGGAGCTTCTGCCGCCGGAGCTTGCGGGAAAATTCGCGTGCGCGTTCTTCAATCTGGGCTGGCTTCCGCGCTCCGACAAATCCACGATTACGCGCCCCGAAACAACGCTCGCGGCGATGGACTCGGCGGTCGGGCTTCTCGACAAGTCGCGCGGGCTTCTGTCGGCATTGTGCTACCGCGGGCACGAGGGCGGGGCGGAGGAGTTCGCGGCGGTTCGCGGATTTTTCGACGCTAACTTCGGGGACGGCTACGAAAGCTTTTCGGACGCCGAAAACGCGGTGTCGCCCGTGCTGCTCGTCAAAAAATTTTGCGGAGAAAAATAA
- a CDS encoding methylated-DNA--[protein]-cysteine S-methyltransferase has product MKYINHYQSPIGVLLIAEDGGGLCGLWLDGEKYYAKTLGGDFAEKRTRTLDETKKWLDIYFGGRKPDFMPKLDMRGSAFRLEVWKILLEIPYGRTTTYGEIARKISARRGGKMSAQAVGGAVGHNEISIIVPCHRVIGSGGNLTGYAGGLDAKTKLLALEGIDVSKLALPRGSASAKA; this is encoded by the coding sequence ATGAAATATATCAACCATTACCAATCTCCGATAGGCGTGCTGCTCATTGCCGAAGACGGCGGCGGTCTCTGCGGGCTTTGGCTCGACGGCGAAAAATACTACGCGAAGACGCTCGGCGGCGACTTCGCCGAAAAGCGCACGCGCACGCTCGACGAAACGAAAAAATGGCTCGACATCTACTTCGGAGGGCGCAAGCCCGATTTCATGCCGAAGCTTGACATGCGCGGATCGGCGTTCAGGCTCGAAGTCTGGAAAATTTTGCTCGAAATCCCCTACGGGCGCACGACGACGTACGGAGAAATAGCCCGCAAGATTTCCGCGCGGCGCGGCGGCAAAATGTCGGCGCAGGCGGTCGGCGGCGCGGTCGGGCACAACGAAATTTCCATAATAGTTCCCTGCCACAGGGTAATCGGAAGCGGCGGAAATCTGACGGGCTACGCGGGCGGGCTTGACGCAAAAACCAAGCTTCTGGCATTGGAGGGAATCGACGTTTCCAAGCTCGCGCTTCCGCGCGGGAGCGCGTCCGCAAAAGCGTAG
- the der gene encoding ribosome biogenesis GTPase Der, with product MEREVKSVALVGRPNVGKSRLFNRLLGRRVSIVHDQPGVTRDIVVEPLSDRAVLMDTGGMFATSDVTEKVIADATNQQANFAIVAADIIVFVVDSQTGLTPLDEEIARLLRSSGKHVVLAVNKVDLPVHEDRAAEFHRLGFRDTVEVSAEHGYGTDALAQILERECGDISTPPQDDSADRVKICVAGRPNVGKSSILNRLLGEDRLIVSDVAGTTRDSVKCDIDAPLKNGEVMKFRLFDTAGLRVKRKTNTSLDYLSSLRTRKAIEASDVVLLVLDAMEGVSELDKRLAGEILECGASLIVVVNKWDYATETFAKAPLRGYSDIREFGKKFDEAVRKKLYAIGDSPMFFVSAKDNKGVDKLLEAAWHMYKKMNLSVPTSKLNSCIKSILEENPPKYIEGKRFKVYYSVKISSRPYTVRMYCNRADVLTETYRRYIVNGLREKLNLGGVAIKLETVGKTPQTLQERMEGKKRK from the coding sequence ATGGAGCGTGAAGTTAAAAGCGTGGCATTGGTCGGCAGACCCAACGTAGGCAAAAGCAGGCTGTTCAACAGGCTTCTGGGGCGGCGCGTGTCAATCGTGCACGACCAGCCGGGGGTAACCCGAGACATCGTGGTTGAACCGCTCTCCGACCGCGCCGTCCTCATGGATACGGGCGGCATGTTCGCCACTTCCGACGTAACCGAAAAAGTTATTGCCGACGCCACAAACCAGCAGGCGAATTTTGCGATAGTCGCCGCCGACATCATCGTGTTCGTAGTGGATTCGCAGACGGGGCTTACGCCGCTCGACGAGGAAATCGCGCGGCTTCTGCGCTCGTCGGGCAAGCATGTGGTGCTTGCGGTAAACAAGGTCGATTTGCCCGTGCACGAAGACCGCGCCGCGGAATTTCACAGGCTCGGATTCAGGGATACCGTCGAAGTCTCCGCCGAGCACGGCTACGGCACCGACGCGCTCGCGCAAATCTTGGAGCGCGAATGCGGCGACATCTCCACACCCCCGCAGGACGACTCCGCCGACCGCGTCAAAATCTGCGTCGCGGGCAGGCCGAACGTCGGCAAAAGCTCCATTTTGAACAGGCTGCTGGGCGAGGACAGGCTGATTGTAAGCGACGTCGCGGGCACCACGCGCGACAGCGTAAAATGCGACATCGACGCGCCGCTGAAAAACGGCGAAGTCATGAAATTCCGCCTCTTCGACACCGCCGGGCTTCGCGTAAAACGCAAGACGAATACGTCGCTCGACTACCTTTCGTCTCTCCGCACGCGCAAGGCGATAGAGGCGTCCGACGTCGTGCTTCTCGTGCTCGACGCAATGGAGGGCGTTTCCGAGCTTGACAAGCGTCTTGCGGGCGAAATCCTCGAATGCGGGGCGTCGCTGATAGTGGTCGTCAACAAGTGGGACTACGCAACCGAGACTTTCGCAAAAGCCCCGCTGCGCGGCTACTCCGATATCCGCGAATTCGGCAAAAAATTCGACGAAGCCGTCCGCAAAAAACTCTACGCCATCGGCGACTCCCCCATGTTCTTCGTTTCCGCAAAAGACAACAAAGGCGTCGATAAACTGCTCGAAGCCGCGTGGCACATGTATAAAAAAATGAACCTTTCCGTGCCGACCTCCAAACTCAACTCGTGCATAAAGTCGATTTTGGAGGAGAACCCGCCGAAATACATCGAGGGCAAACGCTTCAAGGTTTATTACAGCGTCAAAATTTCGTCGCGCCCCTATACCGTCAGAATGTACTGCAACCGCGCCGACGTCCTGACCGAAACGTACCGCCGCTATATCGTTAACGGTCTGCGCGAAAAGCTCAACCTCGGCGGCGTCGCAATCAAGCTCGAAACTGTCGGCAAAACGCCGCAGACCTTGCAGGAACGCATGGAGGGCAAAAAACGCAAATGA
- a CDS encoding transposase has translation MHAQTVSPFGSLACGKISFALRLNCKAAQEEVKWNRKLTYPLRKRGDRLNSEELERLEKFFEDNPAIKLAYEFKERLCELLNRKHQTAKECKRNIRELKTMMKQMKYEATQEFERIAETISDWFAPIIRMWRFTKNNGITEGFHRKMKLIQRMAYGYRNFQNYRLRVLVLCGVFH, from the coding sequence TTGCATGCGCAAACCGTCTCGCCCTTCGGGTCTCTGGCCTGCGGCAAAATCTCATTCGCGCTTCGCTTGAATTGCAAAGCTGCACAGGAGGAAGTAAAATGGAATAGAAAGTTGACATACCCATTGCGAAAACGAGGAGATAGGTTGAACTCCGAAGAGCTTGAGCGGTTGGAAAAGTTTTTTGAGGACAATCCCGCGATAAAGCTGGCTTACGAGTTTAAGGAAAGATTGTGCGAGCTGCTGAACAGGAAACATCAAACGGCAAAGGAATGTAAGAGAAATATAAGAGAACTGAAAACAATGATGAAACAGATGAAATACGAAGCGACACAAGAGTTTGAGAGGATAGCAGAAACCATAAGCGACTGGTTTGCGCCGATAATCCGAATGTGGAGATTTACAAAAAACAACGGAATAACCGAGGGCTTCCACAGGAAAATGAAACTAATACAACGAATGGCTTACGGTTATCGAAACTTCCAAAATTACAGATTGAGGGTCTTGGTTCTATGCGGCGTCTTTCATTGA
- a CDS encoding AraC family transcriptional regulator codes for MSVDKLNSQLKKSVLKYLSSERFFETDIKGFYLHRIDRCNRFEKCFYTPKIILIIQGSKRAITTSGEIAYRQNQCLITGIDIPATSCVAEASPQKPLITVSLDLDFKLIAQMLSEMPLEKIKGDTLFGGFAVADADDGLMEAFLRLVKMLGRPDEIPILAPIIVREIYSRILMSPMGRHVRQFCTLGTQNNQITRAVDWLKSNYQKPFKIEELAKYVNMAPTTFHRHFRKVTSVSPIQYQKNLRLHEARRLMISSNETVANAAYAVGYESPTQFSREYKRHFGVSPKRDVAV; via the coding sequence ATGAGTGTTGACAAATTAAATTCGCAACTGAAAAAGTCTGTCCTCAAATATCTGTCCTCCGAGAGGTTTTTTGAGACTGACATCAAAGGCTTTTATTTACACAGAATCGACCGCTGCAACAGGTTCGAAAAGTGTTTCTACACCCCGAAAATCATTCTCATAATTCAGGGCAGCAAGCGCGCTATCACAACTTCCGGCGAAATCGCCTACCGCCAAAATCAATGTCTCATCACGGGCATTGACATTCCCGCCACGAGTTGCGTCGCCGAGGCGTCCCCGCAAAAACCCCTCATAACGGTTTCGCTCGATTTGGACTTTAAACTGATTGCTCAGATGCTTTCCGAGATGCCTCTCGAAAAAATCAAAGGCGACACGCTTTTCGGCGGCTTTGCCGTAGCCGACGCCGACGACGGTTTGATGGAGGCGTTTCTAAGGCTCGTGAAGATGCTTGGACGTCCCGACGAAATTCCGATTCTTGCGCCGATTATCGTTCGCGAGATATATTCGCGCATTTTGATGAGTCCGATGGGGCGGCATGTGCGCCAGTTTTGCACGCTCGGCACTCAGAACAACCAGATTACGCGCGCGGTTGACTGGCTGAAAAGCAACTACCAGAAGCCTTTTAAAATAGAGGAGCTTGCGAAGTATGTGAACATGGCGCCGACGACTTTCCACAGGCATTTCCGAAAGGTGACGTCGGTTAGTCCGATTCAATACCAGAAGAATCTGCGTTTGCACGAGGCGCGAAGGCTGATGATTTCGTCGAACGAGACTGTCGCGAACGCCGCGTATGCCGTAGGCTACGAGAGTCCGACGCAGTTTAGCCGCGAGTACAAGCGGCATTTCGGCGTTTCCCCCAAGCGCGACGTCGCGGTTTGA
- a CDS encoding methionyl-tRNA formyltransferase — translation MTKTAFFASDPIALDAIEFLRNSREFPLACVVSNPDRPQGRGRKIAPNEVSKWAIENGVELLRPEGGVGDDTVARLRELGVEMIIVMAYGCMLRDNVLNYGQYPCLNLHGSVLPKYRGASPIETAIAMGDSETGVSLMRIVKKMDAGAVCDIEKIAIAETDTAESLRLKFRRACPAILARNLESVKNKTAKFAEQDESAASYTRKFDKSDMYIDFSGSAESVRDRVRALGFGVLQYGEDAIKVRDASCENCGGGHPAGAILSASADGLAVACGNGAVVFKSLQKPCAKMMPAREFFAGYKMGIGEVLKSFPYKSLLK, via the coding sequence ATGACAAAAACCGCCTTCTTCGCCTCCGACCCCATCGCGCTCGACGCAATCGAATTTCTGCGCAACTCGCGCGAATTTCCCCTCGCGTGCGTCGTCAGCAACCCCGACAGACCGCAGGGCAGGGGGAGGAAAATCGCCCCCAACGAAGTCTCGAAATGGGCAATCGAAAACGGAGTCGAACTCCTGCGCCCCGAAGGCGGAGTCGGCGACGACACCGTGGCGCGGCTGCGCGAACTCGGCGTCGAAATGATAATCGTCATGGCGTACGGCTGCATGCTCCGCGACAACGTTCTAAACTACGGTCAATACCCCTGCCTGAACCTCCACGGTTCCGTTCTTCCCAAATACCGCGGGGCGTCGCCAATCGAAACGGCTATCGCAATGGGCGATTCCGAAACGGGCGTGAGCCTCATGCGCATAGTGAAAAAAATGGACGCGGGCGCAGTCTGCGACATCGAGAAAATCGCAATAGCCGAAACCGACACCGCCGAATCTCTGCGGCTTAAATTCCGCAGGGCGTGCCCCGCAATCCTCGCAAGAAACCTCGAATCCGTAAAAAACAAAACCGCAAAATTCGCCGAACAGGACGAATCGGCGGCAAGCTATACGCGCAAATTCGACAAGTCGGATATGTACATAGATTTTTCGGGCTCGGCGGAATCTGTCCGCGACAGAGTCCGCGCACTCGGCTTCGGCGTGCTCCAATACGGCGAGGACGCAATCAAAGTGCGGGACGCGTCGTGCGAAAACTGCGGCGGCGGACACCCCGCAGGCGCGATACTTTCGGCGTCGGCGGACGGGCTTGCCGTCGCGTGCGGCAACGGGGCGGTCGTCTTCAAAAGCCTCCAAAAGCCCTGCGCCAAAATGATGCCCGCAAGGGAATTTTTTGCGGGATACAAGATGGGAATCGGGGAAGTTTTGAAGTCCTTTCCGTATAAGAGTCTTCTGAAATGA
- a CDS encoding Lrp/AsnC family transcriptional regulator, which produces MEKLLKLMLDGEALSTEQMGEILGLTKDQLDAEFKKLSDAGILLGWRPVINPDVEESMVHAAIELRINPERDGGFDRLAQRISRFDQVDSCYLMSGAYDLLLFVRAKSLRGVASFVYEKLATIGGVTSTATHFFLKTYKQQGFLIQKDVNGGERLFYSP; this is translated from the coding sequence ATGGAAAAACTGTTGAAATTAATGCTCGACGGCGAGGCTCTCTCAACCGAACAAATGGGCGAGATTCTCGGACTCACAAAAGACCAGTTGGACGCCGAATTTAAAAAGCTGTCCGACGCGGGCATATTGCTGGGCTGGCGTCCGGTGATAAACCCCGACGTTGAGGAATCCATGGTGCACGCGGCAATCGAACTGCGCATAAACCCCGAACGCGACGGCGGTTTCGACAGGCTCGCGCAGAGAATCAGCAGGTTCGACCAAGTCGATTCCTGCTACCTCATGAGCGGCGCGTACGACCTCCTTCTGTTCGTCCGCGCAAAATCGCTGCGCGGGGTTGCGAGCTTCGTCTACGAAAAACTGGCGACAATCGGCGGGGTGACCTCTACCGCAACGCACTTCTTTCTCAAAACCTATAAACAGCAGGGATTCCTCATTCAAAAGGACGTCAACGGCGGCGAACGCCTTTTCTACTCGCCGTAG
- a CDS encoding alpha/beta hydrolase translates to MKNSAFSKTAALLSAVALSVSAAGADCANVNPKNFEMEKLSLTQRWDKVFPQSDKVKHSKITFVNRYGITLAADMYEPANASGKLPAIAVSGPFGAVKEQSSGLYAQTLAERGFLAIAFDPSYTGESGGSPRNVASPDINTEDFCAAVDFLSTCGKADADKIGILGICGWGGMAINAAAIDPRIKATVASTMYDMSRVSTFGYFDKTSPEARAELRKQLAAQRTADYKNGFYARAGGVVDPLPPDAPQFVKDYYDYYKTPRGYHPRSLNSNDGWNKTSVLSFMNMPLLSFAGEIENAVMVVHGENAHSRYMGEDAFKKLKGENKKLLIVNGASHTDLYDNKSGKIPFDEIEKFFRQNLK, encoded by the coding sequence ATGAAAAATTCGGCATTTTCGAAAACCGCCGCCCTACTCTCCGCCGTCGCGCTTTCCGTGTCGGCGGCGGGCGCGGACTGCGCAAACGTCAACCCAAAAAATTTCGAAATGGAAAAATTATCACTCACCCAGCGTTGGGACAAAGTCTTCCCCCAAAGCGACAAAGTAAAACACTCTAAAATTACCTTCGTAAACCGCTACGGAATCACGCTCGCAGCCGACATGTACGAGCCCGCAAACGCCTCGGGGAAACTGCCAGCAATCGCGGTGTCCGGTCCGTTCGGCGCGGTCAAGGAACAGTCGTCCGGGCTTTACGCGCAAACGCTTGCCGAACGCGGATTCCTCGCAATCGCATTCGACCCGTCTTACACTGGCGAAAGCGGCGGCTCGCCGCGCAACGTGGCATCGCCCGACATCAATACCGAAGACTTCTGCGCCGCAGTCGATTTCCTCTCGACCTGCGGCAAAGCCGACGCCGATAAAATCGGGATTCTCGGAATATGCGGCTGGGGAGGAATGGCAATCAACGCCGCCGCAATCGACCCGCGAATAAAAGCGACTGTCGCCTCAACTATGTACGACATGAGCCGCGTTAGCACCTTCGGATACTTCGACAAAACAAGCCCAGAAGCCCGCGCCGAGCTCCGAAAACAGCTCGCCGCCCAACGCACCGCCGACTACAAAAACGGTTTCTACGCCCGCGCTGGCGGCGTCGTAGACCCGCTTCCGCCCGACGCGCCGCAGTTTGTCAAAGACTACTACGACTACTACAAAACACCGCGCGGATACCACCCGCGCTCGCTAAATTCAAACGACGGCTGGAATAAAACCTCCGTGCTTTCGTTCATGAATATGCCGCTGCTTTCGTTCGCGGGAGAAATCGAAAATGCAGTCATGGTAGTCCACGGCGAAAACGCGCACTCGCGCTACATGGGCGAAGACGCGTTCAAAAAGCTGAAAGGCGAAAACAAAAAACTTCTCATCGTAAATGGCGCAAGCCACACCGACCTCTACGACAACAAATCGGGGAAAATCCCATTCGACGAAATCGAGAAATTCTTCCGCCAAAACCTCAAATAA
- a CDS encoding aldo/keto reductase has protein sequence MEFVKLDNGVEIPAEGFGVFQVDDAKVCERAVLDAISVGYRSIDTAAAYFNEEAVGAALKKCGVPRGELFITTKLWIQDAGYENAKKAFETSLRKLGLDYIDLYLIHQPFGDYYGSWRAMEELADAGKIRAIGVSNFYPDRLADLCVNARIKPAVNQVELHPFFAQKSALENMRAFGVRPEAWGPLAEGRHGIFTHPLLSKIGAKYGKTPAQVALRWNVQRGVVVIPKSTRAERMRENFDIWDFALDASDMSAIDGLDLGHSEIIDHHTAETAQWLNGFKIHD, from the coding sequence ATGGAATTTGTAAAGCTTGACAACGGTGTAGAAATTCCCGCCGAGGGCTTCGGAGTCTTCCAAGTAGACGACGCGAAGGTTTGCGAAAGGGCGGTGCTCGACGCAATTTCCGTCGGTTACCGCTCGATAGATACGGCGGCGGCGTATTTCAACGAGGAGGCGGTGGGGGCGGCTCTTAAAAAATGCGGCGTCCCGCGCGGCGAGCTTTTCATAACCACGAAACTCTGGATTCAGGACGCGGGCTACGAAAACGCGAAAAAGGCGTTCGAAACCTCCCTGCGCAAGCTCGGCTTGGACTACATCGACCTCTACCTAATCCACCAGCCGTTCGGCGACTACTACGGATCGTGGCGGGCGATGGAGGAGCTTGCCGACGCGGGGAAAATCCGCGCAATAGGCGTCAGCAATTTCTACCCCGACAGGCTCGCCGACCTCTGCGTAAACGCGCGGATAAAACCCGCCGTCAATCAGGTCGAGCTTCATCCGTTTTTCGCGCAGAAATCCGCGCTTGAAAACATGCGCGCGTTCGGCGTTCGCCCCGAAGCTTGGGGGCCGTTGGCGGAGGGCAGGCACGGCATTTTTACGCACCCGCTACTTTCGAAAATCGGGGCGAAATACGGTAAGACGCCCGCGCAGGTCGCGCTTCGCTGGAATGTACAGCGCGGGGTTGTGGTGATTCCGAAATCGACGCGAGCGGAGCGCATGAGGGAAAATTTCGACATCTGGGATTTTGCCCTCGATGCCTCCGACATGTCGGCAATCGACGGTCTCGACTTGGGGCATAGCGAAATCATCGACCACCACACCGCGGAGACCGCACAATGGCTCAACGGGTTCAAAATCCACGACTGA
- a CDS encoding flavodoxin: MKRKTFLKILPAAFLGASAFAAKPETKGNKMLVVYYSWSGNTRVIAETIKKLTGADMLEILPETPYPAVYGQTVDIAKKETGAKYCRPVKTKIPDLSGYETVFVGSPNWWGTVSSPIRTFLTQAKLAGKNVVSFMTHEGSRMGRAVSDIKTLCPNSKILEALPVRGGSVRGAEKTVAKWLDSMKLAK; the protein is encoded by the coding sequence ATGAAAAGAAAAACATTCTTGAAAATACTTCCCGCCGCATTTTTAGGCGCAAGCGCGTTTGCGGCAAAACCCGAAACAAAAGGAAACAAAATGCTCGTAGTATATTATTCCTGGAGCGGCAACACGCGCGTAATCGCCGAAACAATCAAAAAGCTGACGGGCGCGGACATGCTCGAAATCCTGCCCGAAACGCCCTACCCCGCAGTTTACGGTCAAACCGTAGACATCGCAAAAAAGGAGACCGGCGCAAAATACTGCCGCCCCGTAAAAACGAAAATCCCCGACCTCTCCGGATACGAGACGGTTTTCGTAGGCTCGCCGAACTGGTGGGGAACAGTGTCGTCGCCAATCCGCACATTCCTTACGCAGGCGAAGCTCGCGGGCAAGAACGTCGTGTCGTTTATGACGCACGAGGGAAGCCGCATGGGACGCGCAGTCTCCGACATCAAAACGCTCTGCCCGAATTCGAAAATCCTCGAAGCCCTGCCCGTTCGCGGCGGCTCGGTGAGAGGCGCAGAAAAGACCGTCGCAAAATGGCTCGACTCCATGAAACTCGCAAAATAG
- a CDS encoding carboxymuconolactone decarboxylase family protein: MDSLTANEKNIVRAAAFAAKGDQTGLKSALSAGLDSGVSAGEYKEVLVQLYAYCGFPRSLNALGTLMGLLEERGGKDAEGKRPSPPPAGKSVEFGAANQTKLVGREVKGKLFDFAPAIDEYLKAHLFGDIFSRDNLDWRTREIATVSMLAAMDGVEPQLNAHIGIAKNNGVSDAQAAEILSIVSDEVRGGAATSPFPFGAENTAYAKYFSGKSYLARLSKNPDLGVPLANVSFAPKCRNNWHSHTGGQILIAVGGRGFYQEKGKPARELKAGDIVEIAPNVVHWHGAAPDSWFSHLAIECKPDTNKNTWLEAVSDEEYERATSGK, translated from the coding sequence ATGGACAGTCTTACTGCAAACGAAAAGAACATTGTCCGCGCGGCGGCGTTTGCCGCCAAGGGCGACCAGACGGGCTTGAAATCCGCGCTCTCGGCGGGGCTTGATTCGGGCGTGTCGGCGGGCGAATACAAAGAGGTGCTCGTGCAGCTCTACGCGTACTGCGGATTTCCGCGCAGTCTGAACGCGCTCGGAACGCTCATGGGGCTTCTCGAAGAGCGCGGCGGAAAGGACGCCGAGGGAAAGCGTCCGTCGCCGCCGCCCGCGGGCAAAAGCGTAGAGTTCGGCGCGGCGAACCAGACGAAGCTCGTCGGGCGCGAGGTCAAGGGAAAGCTTTTCGACTTCGCTCCCGCAATCGACGAATATCTAAAAGCCCATCTTTTTGGCGATATTTTTTCGCGCGACAACCTCGACTGGCGCACGCGTGAAATCGCGACTGTCTCCATGCTTGCGGCAATGGACGGCGTAGAACCGCAGCTTAACGCGCACATCGGCATAGCAAAAAACAACGGCGTTTCCGACGCGCAGGCGGCGGAGATTCTTTCGATAGTTTCGGACGAAGTGCGCGGCGGCGCGGCGACAAGCCCGTTCCCGTTCGGCGCGGAGAACACGGCGTACGCCAAATATTTCAGCGGGAAGTCGTACCTTGCGCGGCTTTCGAAAAATCCCGACTTGGGCGTTCCGCTCGCCAACGTGAGCTTTGCCCCGAAGTGCCGCAACAACTGGCACAGCCACACGGGCGGGCAGATTTTGATAGCCGTCGGCGGCAGGGGCTTCTATCAGGAAAAGGGAAAGCCCGCGCGCGAACTGAAAGCAGGCGACATCGTGGAAATCGCCCCGAATGTCGTGCACTGGCACGGGGCGGCTCCCGACAGCTGGTTCTCGCATTTGGCCATTGAATGCAAGCCCGACACAAACAAAAACACTTGGCTCGAAGCCGTCTCGGACGAAGAGTACGAACGCGCGACATCGGGCAAATAG
- a CDS encoding aminotransferase class I/II-fold pyridoxal phosphate-dependent enzyme produces the protein MKEPKDFVADHVRGIPRSGIREFFAIAATMEDAISLGIGEPDFVTPWHIREAAIFALEKGKTSYTDNLGLRRLRNEISKYVAKNYGVSYDPSCEIMVGVGVSEVMDCVLRAIINPGDKVMYHEPCFVSYSPSVRLCHGIPVAAKMRAEDNFSFNIEEVRKAWEPGCKAIIINFPTNPTGGVASAEQLKELADFVKEKDMLVITDEIYSELTYDGKHVSIASFDGMKDRCVFLHGFSKAFAMTGFRIGYACAPKGIIDGMMKAHQYALMCAPIVSQEAAVEALVNGRESMERMREQYCRRRDFIVGRFNEIGMDCHSPEGTFYAFPCVKRFGMSSMEFAKKVLAEAKVAVVPGAAFGESGEGFVRASFSTSYENLVEAADRIEAAISKW, from the coding sequence ATGAAAGAACCAAAAGATTTTGTGGCAGACCACGTGCGCGGCATTCCGCGCTCCGGAATACGCGAGTTTTTCGCAATAGCAGCCACCATGGAAGACGCCATTTCGCTGGGTATCGGCGAGCCGGACTTCGTGACGCCGTGGCATATCCGCGAGGCGGCGATTTTCGCGCTCGAAAAGGGCAAGACCTCGTATACCGACAACTTGGGCCTGCGCCGCCTGCGCAACGAAATTTCCAAATACGTGGCAAAAAACTACGGAGTCTCCTACGACCCGTCGTGCGAAATCATGGTGGGCGTCGGCGTGTCGGAAGTGATGGACTGCGTCCTTAGGGCGATTATCAACCCCGGCGACAAAGTGATGTACCACGAACCCTGCTTTGTGTCGTACTCGCCGAGCGTGCGCCTCTGCCACGGCATTCCCGTCGCGGCGAAAATGCGCGCCGAAGACAACTTTTCGTTCAATATCGAGGAAGTTCGCAAAGCATGGGAACCCGGCTGCAAGGCGATTATCATCAACTTCCCGACAAACCCCACGGGCGGAGTCGCGAGCGCGGAACAGCTCAAAGAGCTTGCCGACTTCGTCAAGGAAAAGGACATGCTCGTCATCACCGACGAAATCTACTCCGAGCTTACCTACGATGGCAAACACGTTTCGATAGCGTCGTTCGACGGCATGAAAGACCGCTGCGTTTTCCTGCACGGATTCTCGAAGGCGTTTGCGATGACGGGTTTCAGAATCGGCTACGCGTGCGCCCCCAAGGGAATAATCGACGGCATGATGAAAGCCCACCAGTACGCGCTCATGTGCGCCCCGATTGTCTCGCAGGAGGCGGCGGTTGAAGCTCTGGTGAATGGGCGCGAATCCATGGAGCGCATGCGCGAGCAGTACTGCCGCCGCCGCGACTTCATCGTGGGTCGTTTCAACGAAATCGGCATGGACTGCCACAGCCCCGAGGGCACGTTCTACGCGTTCCCGTGCGTCAAACGCTTCGGCATGTCGTCGATGGAGTTTGCGAAAAAGGTTTTGGCTGAGGCGAAAGTCGCCGTCGTCCCCGGGGCGGCGTTCGGTGAGTCGGGCGAGGGCTTCGTCCGCGCAAGCTTCTCGACGAGCTACGAAAACCTCGTCGAAGCCGCCGACAGAATAGAAGCGGCAATTTCAAAGTGGTAG